One genomic segment of Hordeum vulgare subsp. vulgare chromosome 2H, MorexV3_pseudomolecules_assembly, whole genome shotgun sequence includes these proteins:
- the LOC123425681 gene encoding neuronal tyrosine-phosphorylated phosphoinositide-3-kinase adapter 1-like, with protein sequence MTMSRLSCCARRQPPAPLLRPLGPPHPSLCPPFAANGLPRRPVRRTRRFARRSPPTAYPVARPAAPAGSSLPLAANRLSRSSGRSARRTHCSAPPLITNCLPRRPPPAPVDSFLPFAANRLPPLSTNRMPCRSTCRNRPSTPPLPPPLLSANHIPSTQAGRNWLPPVCSSLGNKDDCARRMQWRCHGDHRGRTCHVPLLAVGSHGAGREATRRGSDQRRRLQLQYSRCDPSVSIQSKDTMRI encoded by the exons ATGACGATG TCCCGCCTCTCCTGCTGTGCTCGCCGCCAACCGCCTGCCCCGCTGCTCCGGCCGCTCGGCCCGCCGCACCCGTCGCTCTGCCCGCCGTTCGCCGCCAACGGCCTACCCCGTCGCCCGGTCCGCCGCACCCGTCGCTTTGCCCGCCGTTCGCCGCCAACGGCCTACCCCGTCGCCCGGCCTGCCGCACCCGCTGGTAGTTCCCTGCCGCTCGCCGCCAACCGCTTGTCCCGTTCCTCCGGCCGCTCGGCCCGCCGCACCCATTGCTCTGCCCCGCCGCTCATCACGAACTGCCTACCCCGTCGCCCGCCCCCCGCACCCGTCGACAGTTTTCTGCCGTTCGCCGCCAACCGCCTGCCGCCGCTCAGCACCAACCGCATGCCCTGCCGCTCGACCTGTCGCAATCGCCCCTCGACCCCACCACTCCCGCCGCCACTTCTCTCTGCCAACCACATTCCCTCGACGCAAGCGGGTAGAAATTGGCTGCCTCCGGTTTGCAGCTCGCTAGGGAACAAGGACGACTGCGCACGGCGAATGCAATGGCGATGCCACGGTGACCATAGAGGCCGCACATGCCATGTTCCATTGCTTGCGGTAGGAAGCCATGGCGCAGGCAGAGAAGCCACCCGTCGAGGAAGTGACCAGAGGAGGCGGCTCCAACTGCAATACTCAAGATGTGATCCCTCCGTGAG CATTCAGTCCAAGGATACCATGCGTATCTAA